A region of the Salinisphaera sp. T31B1 genome:
TTGCGCTGTGGCAGGCTCGACACGTCCAGGTGCGTCTGCAGACCGCGCTGCCCGAGATCGAAGTGGTACTGCTGCCGATCCGAACCGAGGGCGACCGCGTGCTCGATCGTCCGCTGGCCGAGATCGGTGGCAAGGGGCTGTTTCTCAAGGAGCTCGAAGCGGCCATGCTGGCCGGCGAAGCCGACATGGCCGTGCATTCGATGAAGGATGTGCCGGCCGAACTGCCGCCGGGCATGGCGCTGCCAGTGGTGCTGGCGCCGGGCAGCCCGCTCGATGCGTTCGTATCCAACGACTACGACACGGTCGAATCGCTGCCCGAAGGTGCACGTGTAGGGACATCCAGCCTGCGGCGTGCGGCCATGCTCAAGCATCTTCGTCCGGACCTGTCGATCGGCAGCCTGCGCGGCAACGTCCAGACGCGCCTGGCCAAGCTCGACGCCGGCGATTTCGATGCCATCGTGCTCGCCTGTGCCGGTCTCGAACGCCTGGAACTGGCCGCGCGAATCAAGAGCGAGCTCACCGCGGAACAGAGTCTGCCGGCGATCGGCCAGGGGGTGCTGGGTATCGAGATCCGTGCCGACGACGACCAGACCGCTGCCTATATCGCCGCGCTCGACGACGAGTACACGCATATACGTATCGACGCCGAACGCGCTGTGAATGCACGACTCGAAGGCAGCTGCCATCTGCCGATCGCGGCCTATGCGGTGCATGACGGTCAGACCCTGCGTCTGCGCGCCTGTGTCGGCAAGCCGGACGGCTCGGTCATGGTGCGCGACGAGATTTCGGGACCGACCGGTCGCGCCGCCGCGCTGGGTCACGAACTGGCCGATCGGCTGCTAGCCGCCGGTGCGGACCGCATCCTGGCGACGCTGTCGTGAACCCTCCGCGATGTGCGCGCTGACCGGGCAGACGGTCTGGCTGACGCGGCCCGCCCACCAGGCCGGCCCGTGGGCAAAGGCCATTCAGGCGGCCGGCGGTACAGCCATCTGCGAACCGCTGCTGGCCATCGAGCCGCCGCAAGATGCGGCCGGCCTGCCCGCGGCTCTGGCGGCGGCCGAGTCGGCCGATGCGGTGATCGCTACCAGTGCGAACGCCATCGCCAGCGTCGCCCGTCTGGCGCCCGGTTTCGCGCCGGCGGGCAAGCTGTACGGCGTGGGCGCGACAACCGCGGCAGCGCTGGCCCACTTGACCGGCACGGACGTGGCCCAGCCGAGGGACTGCTTTACCAGCGAAGATCTGCTCGGCCTGCCTGCACTCAATCAGGTGGCCGGCCAGCGGATCGTTCTGCTGTCCGGAGCCGGGGGGCGATCCCGACTGGCGGACACCTTGGTCGGACGCGGGGCGGCTGTCGACAAGATTGCACTCTATCGGCGCCGGGCCTGCTCCATTCCGACCGCGCGTCTGGCCGAACTGGCCGGCTGTTGCCAGACGATCGTGGTGACCAGCGGCGAAGCGCTCGATCAACTTGAGCATTTGCTCCTCAGCGAGGCCGATCGGCCAACCCGTGAAAGCCTGTTGGCGTGTCAGTTGGTGGCGCCGAGCATGCGTGTGGTAAAACAGGGCGATAGACGCCTACGCTGGTCCCGCCCAGCGGTCATCCTCGACCGTGTCAGTGCCGAAGCGGTCGTGGCCGCGCTTGCGCGGATCCAGCGAGGCGACCGACAATAGCGGCCACTGGTTACTGGGGGAATCCGCCACTCTTATGAGCGAAGATAAGCGCAACGACGCCCAAGCAGACAAGGGCGCCGGCAACGAGGCGGGCAAGCATTCCGCATCCAAGCCGTCCAGCACCGGTCAGACGACCGGTTCGAACCAAGGCGGCGGCTCCGCCTCGGCGCCGGCAGCCAAGCCGGATTCGTCCAAGACACAGAGCAAGGCGGCCGCGGCTGCGCCCTCGAACGCGCGTGCCGACGGCAGTACGCCGGCCGACGGCTCGAAGAAGGCGACGAGCGAGTCGTCGCGAGCCGCGGACAAGACCGGCGGTAGTGCTGCATCCGCCACGGCTTCGAAAAAGCAACCCCAGCGCGGATCGAAGCCCGCCGCGGCCGCGGCCGCGTCCGATGCCAGCAGCAGCGCCCGCGACGGCAAGACGGTCAGCGCATCCAAGCCGAGTGCAACCGCCACGGCCGCGACCGGCGGCGGGTCGGCCCATGCGCAGACCGGTCACCGTGGCGAGCGGACGGACGATGCCGGCCGGAAGTCGCTCTTGGTGGCGATCATTGCGCTGATTATCGCAGTCGTCGCGCTCATCGGCGCCGGCTGGCTGTGGTTCCGGGGCGAGCAGAAGCTTGCGTCGCTTGATTCGCGCGTGAATACCGTCGAGCAGGGCATTCAGTCGAGTGTCCAGAAGGTGGTCATGCCGCGGTTGTCCGAAGTCGACAAGCGTATGCAGTCGCTGTCGGGCGACCTCGACGGGCTGCGTCAGGCCGATCAGCAGCAGGCCGATCAACTGGCGACGATGAAACAGTCGGTGCAAGCCGCCCAGACTCAGACCGCCGAACTGTCGGACCGGATACAGGGCAATGCCCGTCGCTGGGATCTCAACCAGATCGAGTCGCTGCTGCGGGCCGCCAATCAGCGGCTGCAGCTCTACAACGACCCGGCCGGCGCCCGGCAGGCCTTGCAGTTGGCCAGCGAGGCGATCGCGCGCCAGGGCGATCCGAGGCTGTTCAAGGTACGCAGCGAAATCGTCAACGAGATCGCGGCGCTGCGTGCCTTGCCTGATCCGGATATCGAAGGCCTGTCGCTGGACCTGGCCGCCATGGTCAAGCAAGTGCCCTCGCTGGCGCTGGCCTCCACGGTCCCGGGTGAGTACCGCCAAGGTGCATCGGGCGATACTGCCGCCGACAGTTCGGACAACCCGCAGGCGGGTGAGGGCGACGACGGTATGTCGTTTGACGAGTTCAAGTCGCAGTTCACCCAGGGCTGGGGGCATTTCAAGAACTCGGTCGGCCAAGCGCTGTCCGGCATGCTGACCATCCGTCGTGCCGACGGTACGCAGAGCGCCCTGTTGCCGCCCGACCAGGTGTTCTTCCTCAACCAGAACCTGCAGCTGCAGCTGCGCACGGCACGCCTGTCTCTGCTGGAGGGCGACACCGACGCCTATCGCGACAGCCTTGCCTCGGCGCGCCAGTGGCTGGGCGACTACTACGACACCGACACATCGCCGGTATCGAGCATGCGCAACCGGCTCGACCAGATGAGCAACGTCAAACTCGATTGGCAGGCACCGGATATCTCCCAGAGCCTGGCCATGCTGCGTGAGCGGATGAGTCAGCCGGCCGGTCAGGCTGGTGGGGAACAAGACGGTGCACAGTCGGCGTCGTCCGATGCCCGCAGCAATGCTGCGAGCCCGGAATCATCCAGGGACGCCGGGTCCGACGCCCAATCGCAGCAGCCGTCCGGTGACGCCGCCGGTCAGGACGGTCGCTGATGCGCCGCCTGCTGCTCATATTCTTCACTTTCATCGTTCTTGGCGTCGTGCTGGCGCTGGTCTTTCGTGATCATCAGGGCTATATCCTCATCTCGTTCGCCGGCTGGCAGATCGAGACATCGCTGCTGTTCGCAGTCGGCGCGCTGCTGGTTTTCCTGTGGGCGGCGATCACGCTCTGGCGGTTGATCGTAGGCGGCGTGCTGCTGCCACGACGAATTCGCGAGCGGTTGGCCCGACGGCGGGAGCGCAAGGCCCGTCGTTCGCTCTACGACGGCCTGCTGCGGCTTGCCGAGGGCCGCTGGGGCCGGGCCGAGGACGAGCTCAACCGTCTGGCCGAGAACAACGAAGCACCGGGGCTGAATTATCTGAATGCCGCGCGTGCGGCACAGCACCAGGGCCGGGTCGCCGATCGTGACCGGTATCTGGAAAAGGCTGCGTCCAAGCGCGGTGTCAGCGAATTGGCGGTCTTGCTCACCCAGGCCGAGCTGCAGATCGAGCAGGGACAGACGGCCGATGCCATGGCGAGCCTGTCCCGGCTGTATCAAATGGAGCCACAGCACGACGTGGTGCTGCGACTGTATGCCGAGCAGTGCCAGCGGGCGGGTGACTATGAACAGCTGCGCGCGCTGGTGCCGGCGCTGTACAAGCACAGCGGCATGCCCCAGGAGCGCGTCGATACGCTGGCCATCGAGGCCTGGGGCGACGAGCTGTCGCGCCACAGCCGGGATTCGATCGCTCTCACCACCGCCTGGAAACGCGTGCCCAAGCGTCTGCGCAGCAAGCCCGAGATGGTCAAGCGTTACGTGACCTGCCTGCGCGCGGCCAAGGCCGACGGCCAGGCGGCCGACGTCATTCGCGATGTGCTCAAGCAGGAATGGAATGCTTCGCTTGTGCTGATCTTCGGGGATCTGAAATGCGAGGACCGCACCGCTCAGCTGTCGACGGTCGAAGGGTGGCTCAAGCAGTATGGTGAAGAACCCGAGTTGTTGCTGATCGCCGGGCGGCTGTGTCTGCGCAACCGGCTCTGGGGTCGTGCCCGCAGCTATTTCGAAGCCAGCCAGAAGAATCAGTCGCGCCCCGATGCGCTGCTGGAACTGGGCCGGTTATTAGAAGAGATCAACGAAAAGGACGAGGCTCGAGCCGCCTATCGCCAGGGTCTGGAGCTGCGCACCGACTCGTGAACCCGGTCGCCATTCGCAGTTCGCGCCCATGAGTGGCCTGCCCGTGCACAACCTGATCGTCGGCTGCGGCGAAACCGGGCTACGGGTGGCCGCACGCGCGGTCGGGGCCGGCCAGAGCGTGACCGGCATCGTACGCAGCGCCGACAGCGCGCGCCGTGTGCGTTCGGTCGGGGCGGTCGCCCGAACGGCCGATCTCGACAAACCGCTCGCCGGTCTGCCCGTCTGCGATCGCCTGTTCTATTTCGCGCCGCCGCCACGCGAAGGCCGCGCCGATACGCGGCTGCAGCGGGTAGTCGACGCCATGGGTCCGCCGCCGGCCCGGGTGGTGTATATCAGCACCACCGGCGTCTACGGCGATTGCGACGGTGCCTGGGTCAACGAGGATCGTGCCGTCAACCCGGCTACCGACCGGGCCCATCGACGGGTCGACGCCGAACGTCGAATCCACGCCTGGCAGCCGCTTGCAACCGTGCTCCGTGCGCCAGGCATCTACGGACCCGGGCGGCTACCGGTGGAGCGCGTGCGGTGCGGTGAGCCGATCGTCGATGATGCCGAGGGTGGCTGGAGCAACCGGATCCATATCGACGATCTCGCCGAGGTCGCCTGGCAGGCCGGTCAGCGGCCATGGCCACACCGGATCTATAACGTCACCGATGGACATCCCACGCGTTTGGGCGACTACTACGACGCCTTGGCCGGCCTGTTGGGCGTGCCATCGCCGCCGCGGATCCCATGGACCGAAGCCGAGCGACAATTTTCGGCCATGCGGCTATCGTTTCTGCGCGAGTCGCGTCGGCTCGACACCCGCCGGCTGTTGGACGATACCGGTCTTGAGCTGACCTTCGCCGACTTTCGCGACGGCCTCAAGGCCAGCTTGCGCGCAGAGCCACGGCCGGCCTGAGTCGGCTC
Encoded here:
- a CDS encoding heme biosynthesis HemY N-terminal domain-containing protein, producing MRRLLLIFFTFIVLGVVLALVFRDHQGYILISFAGWQIETSLLFAVGALLVFLWAAITLWRLIVGGVLLPRRIRERLARRRERKARRSLYDGLLRLAEGRWGRAEDELNRLAENNEAPGLNYLNAARAAQHQGRVADRDRYLEKAASKRGVSELAVLLTQAELQIEQGQTADAMASLSRLYQMEPQHDVVLRLYAEQCQRAGDYEQLRALVPALYKHSGMPQERVDTLAIEAWGDELSRHSRDSIALTTAWKRVPKRLRSKPEMVKRYVTCLRAAKADGQAADVIRDVLKQEWNASLVLIFGDLKCEDRTAQLSTVEGWLKQYGEEPELLLIAGRLCLRNRLWGRARSYFEASQKNQSRPDALLELGRLLEEINEKDEARAAYRQGLELRTDS
- a CDS encoding uroporphyrinogen-III synthase — translated: MCALTGQTVWLTRPAHQAGPWAKAIQAAGGTAICEPLLAIEPPQDAAGLPAALAAAESADAVIATSANAIASVARLAPGFAPAGKLYGVGATTAAALAHLTGTDVAQPRDCFTSEDLLGLPALNQVAGQRIVLLSGAGGRSRLADTLVGRGAAVDKIALYRRRACSIPTARLAELAGCCQTIVVTSGEALDQLEHLLLSEADRPTRESLLACQLVAPSMRVVKQGDRRLRWSRPAVILDRVSAEAVVAALARIQRGDRQ
- the hemC gene encoding hydroxymethylbilane synthase; translation: MMSQTLRIATRQSELALWQARHVQVRLQTALPEIEVVLLPIRTEGDRVLDRPLAEIGGKGLFLKELEAAMLAGEADMAVHSMKDVPAELPPGMALPVVLAPGSPLDAFVSNDYDTVESLPEGARVGTSSLRRAAMLKHLRPDLSIGSLRGNVQTRLAKLDAGDFDAIVLACAGLERLELAARIKSELTAEQSLPAIGQGVLGIEIRADDDQTAAYIAALDDEYTHIRIDAERAVNARLEGSCHLPIAAYAVHDGQTLRLRACVGKPDGSVMVRDEISGPTGRAAALGHELADRLLAAGADRILATLS
- a CDS encoding SDR family oxidoreductase; the protein is MSGLPVHNLIVGCGETGLRVAARAVGAGQSVTGIVRSADSARRVRSVGAVARTADLDKPLAGLPVCDRLFYFAPPPREGRADTRLQRVVDAMGPPPARVVYISTTGVYGDCDGAWVNEDRAVNPATDRAHRRVDAERRIHAWQPLATVLRAPGIYGPGRLPVERVRCGEPIVDDAEGGWSNRIHIDDLAEVAWQAGQRPWPHRIYNVTDGHPTRLGDYYDALAGLLGVPSPPRIPWTEAERQFSAMRLSFLRESRRLDTRRLLDDTGLELTFADFRDGLKASLRAEPRPA
- a CDS encoding uroporphyrinogen-III C-methyltransferase, which codes for MSEDKRNDAQADKGAGNEAGKHSASKPSSTGQTTGSNQGGGSASAPAAKPDSSKTQSKAAAAAPSNARADGSTPADGSKKATSESSRAADKTGGSAASATASKKQPQRGSKPAAAAAASDASSSARDGKTVSASKPSATATAATGGGSAHAQTGHRGERTDDAGRKSLLVAIIALIIAVVALIGAGWLWFRGEQKLASLDSRVNTVEQGIQSSVQKVVMPRLSEVDKRMQSLSGDLDGLRQADQQQADQLATMKQSVQAAQTQTAELSDRIQGNARRWDLNQIESLLRAANQRLQLYNDPAGARQALQLASEAIARQGDPRLFKVRSEIVNEIAALRALPDPDIEGLSLDLAAMVKQVPSLALASTVPGEYRQGASGDTAADSSDNPQAGEGDDGMSFDEFKSQFTQGWGHFKNSVGQALSGMLTIRRADGTQSALLPPDQVFFLNQNLQLQLRTARLSLLEGDTDAYRDSLASARQWLGDYYDTDTSPVSSMRNRLDQMSNVKLDWQAPDISQSLAMLRERMSQPAGQAGGEQDGAQSASSDARSNAASPESSRDAGSDAQSQQPSGDAAGQDGR